The nucleotide window AGGCCTCTGACGTGCTCTCTGAGACCCTGCCCGGTTCTGACACCTCCTGAGGCTGGCGAGTCCCACCCTCTCCACCGtaaatgtggaaactgaagccAAGAGACAGGGGAGCGTCTTAGCGCTCGGGGAACAAGTCCATGGGGGAGGCCGGACTCCAACCAGGGCCTCCCTCCAACTCTCTGCACGCTTACCCCCAGGTGATCCAGTCCATCTGGGGAAGGGCGTTCCGGAGACCAAACTCTGGTGGAATGTCCCCTGGAGGACACCCAGGGTCCCTGTTCCTGTCCCCTGCCCCATCACTTCCTTCCCACCTACTCTCTCCCCAGGAATCCCAGCTATCCCTGGAACTCAAGGACCCAAGGGTCAGAAGGGAGAACGCGGCACACCTGGGCATCCCGGGAAAAATGGCCCCACGGGAACGGCCGGTAGTCCAGGGGTTCCCGGCCTCATGGGACCCCCTGGGGAGCCGGGCGAGGAGGGCAGATACAAGCAGAAGCACCAGTCTGTCTTCACGGTCACACGGCAGACATCCCAGTACCCCACGCCCAACAGCCTGGTCAAGTTCAACGTAGCCATCACCAACCCGCAGGGCGATTATGACACAAGCACTGGCAAGTTCACCTGCAAAGTCCCAGGTCTTTACTACTTCGTGTACCACACGTCGCAGACGGCCAACCTGTGCGTGCTGCTGTACCGGAGTGGCGTCAGGGTGACCACCTTCTGTGACCACCTGTCCAACAGGAAGCAGGTCAGCTCGGGCGGTGTGCTGCTACAGCTGCAGGCGGGCGAGCAGGTGTGGCTGGGGGTCAATGACTACAACGGCATGGTGGGCACCGAAGGCTCGGACAGCGTCTTCTCTGGCTTCCTGCTCTTTCCTGACTAGGGCGGCCAGGCCCGCTCCAGGCCCGGGGCCGCCCCGCTCCCCTCAGCTTCCCCGCAAGACCCGCTGTGCCcaggcccttctccccacctgatggactcctcctccaggaagcccgcCCTGACGCCCTTGCCCcaacttctctccctcctccgAACTCCTTCAGGAGTCACCGCTTTGAGCCTTAACCAGCACCCTCTAACActgtcaatgtttttttttttttttttccaagtctccGGAAAGGCAAggtgatatataaataaataaataaatggaagaatgtGGCACGGCTCAGGCTTCTCACTGCCAAGTCCTCAAAGGAGCAGGCCTCTTCATCCTCAGCTTTGCACCTGTCACAGCCACCCATGGGCTCTAGACTCAGACAGGGCATCCAGTTGGTGTTCAGTTAAAGGTTGGTGCCAGTGTTAAGACACTCAGCGTCCTGTGGCCATTTCAGAGAGGGATGCTCCAGTGTGATTATAGGCTGCAAGAGGTCCCCAATGTGCCATCTGTTGTCACTTGTTTGGCTGAGAGGTGCTACTGTCATTAAAGGTATCTGTGCTCACAGGCAAACAGGAGTGTTTGAATTCCCAGGTCTATGTTGACCTATGCTGAAGTTTGGAAGCACCTGTGGGCTCAGGTAAGCCCAATGTAGACAAAGAACAGATCTGTAATGGATTTGTGCCCAATTAATGAGTTAATgggggtgaatgaatgaatgaacagtggGTAAATGAGTGACTAAAAGtagagtaaatgaatgagtgaatttaaaaaatcttaatagcttgtatttattgagcacttactataccCCAGGCATGATGCTAACCGATCTATTAAGTCATTAATATTCATCACGCACTTTCACTGTGGTGACCATGAGAAGGGCTGACAGTTCAAattcaaaaatgataaaaagcatAACGTTCCTGTGCAGACTGCCAGTCCAGCCTCGGAGCCCAGGGAGACCCAAAGTTCGCTCAGGCGTAGGAGAACCTGCCTGGGCCTAGCTGGGATCTCAGCTTGCTTCCACAAGGCCCCATGGAGCTCACAGAGGCACCAGCCCACTGAGGTGGGCTGAACAACAGGCGGCTGCAGCCTAATTCCACGACTACCTCCATCCACTTTGGCTCCTTTGCTCGTGAGAGGAGACATTTCACACCCTCCACGCCTTTGCCATGATCCTGCACAgcccccctcccactcacacgAACCCTCATCCACCTGGATAATACACACTCAACTGTCAGGGTTCAACACAAAGATCACCCCTCCTCCACGGAACCTTCCCCAATTTCCCATTTGTGTCCCCACAGTGACCTCCAGAGCCTTGGATCACAAACTCCTGTCTTTTTAGAGCCTCGGTTCCCCAATCTGGTGGCACAGCAAAATCATCTGCAGATTtgtttacaaggaaaaaaaaaaaaagatttctggaaTCAAggctttttttcataaaagtttGCAGAGGACGGGGATACGGGTGAGTAGGTCGTTGGCCAGGTGAAGTCAAAACACAtagttctcggggcgcctgggtggctcagtcaattaagcatcccactttggctcgggtcatcatctctgggtttgtgatttcgagtcccacatgggctctcggctgtcaacgcagagcctgctttggatcctctgtcctcctctccctgcccctcccccactctcaaaaataaataaacattaaaaaaacataaagcacaTGGTCCTCTAGCTGGTTTTCATACACTCACTCACTGACACGTCTGCCCTCTCCGCTGGACGGTGAGTATCCCTGAGGCCACTTTGATAGACGCCTAGCACATAGGAGGGGCATGGGAAATACCccagatgggaaggaaggagggctacacacacacacacacacacacactcacacacacgagAGGGAACAGAGGCAAAGGCCTAGGAACTCAGCCTGGTTCACGGGGTGCCTCTGGCCGGGTCGCAGGGCCACTCTCTTCATGACTCTCCTCCATCAACCACTTAGCAGTCTGCCCAGCAGTGCCCCGAGTGATAcatctttcttctcatttctcttttgttta belongs to Panthera tigris isolate Pti1 chromosome C1, P.tigris_Pti1_mat1.1, whole genome shotgun sequence and includes:
- the C1QC gene encoding complement C1q subcomponent subunit C; the encoded protein is MDTVSSSRLPLGLNLLVLLLVLPLGGQASTGCYGIPGMPGLPGAPGKDGHDGLPGPKGEPGIPAIPGTQGPKGQKGERGTPGHPGKNGPTGTAGSPGVPGLMGPPGEPGEEGRYKQKHQSVFTVTRQTSQYPTPNSLVKFNVAITNPQGDYDTSTGKFTCKVPGLYYFVYHTSQTANLCVLLYRSGVRVTTFCDHLSNRKQVSSGGVLLQLQAGEQVWLGVNDYNGMVGTEGSDSVFSGFLLFPD